From one Lolium rigidum isolate FL_2022 chromosome 4, APGP_CSIRO_Lrig_0.1, whole genome shotgun sequence genomic stretch:
- the LOC124647857 gene encoding gibberellin 20 oxidase 2-like: MVDLSNSATMSTPSMEIALGCIPADPNGIESKNVTNVLDLWHLKKEIPAPFVWPHADTHPSSLTTTELDVPVVDVGAALRSAAGMRHAAAQVAAACASHGFFQVTGHGVDPALARAALDGAGGFFDLPLATKQRARRAPGTVTGYASAHADRFASKLPWKETLSFGHDHDDGDSRGVVDYFTSTLGDDFKDLGEVYQEYCKAMEEASLAIMEVLGVSLGLGRGYYRDFFADGSSIMRCNYYPRCPEPDRTMGTGPHCDPSALTILLQDGAVDGLQVFLDGAWRSVRPKPGVLVVNIGDTFMALSNGRYKSCLHRAVVHREQERRSLAYFLCPRHDRLVRPPSSPAPAPRLYPDFTWADLMRFTQRHYRADNRTLDAFALWLGPPSCSAPPMSPG, translated from the exons atggtCGACCTCTCAAACTCTGCAACAATGTCGACTCCGTCCATGGAAATTGCCCTGGGTTGTATCCCCGCCGACCCGAACGGGATAGAGAGCAAGAATGTTACCAACGTCCTTGACCTCTGGCACCTGAAGAAAGAGATCCCGGCTCCCTTCGTCTGGCCCCACGCAGACACGCACCCGTCGTCGTTGACGACGACGGAGCTGGACGTGCCGGTGGTCGACGTTGGCGCGGCGCTGCGCTCCGCCGCCGGGATGCGCCATGCCGCGGCGCAGGTGGCCGCCGCGTGCGCGAGCCACGGCTTCTTCCAGGTGACCGGGCACGGCGTGGACCCGGCCCTAGCCCGCGCCGCGCTTGACGGCGCCGGGGGcttcttcgacctcccgctcgcCACCAAGCAGCGCGCACGCCGCGCCCCCGGCACCGTCACGGGCTACGCCTCCGCCCACGCCGACCGCTTCGCCTCCAAGCTTCCCTGGAAGGAAACTCTCTCcttcggccacgaccacgacgacggcgacagCCGCGGCGTCGTGGACTACTTCACCTCCACCCTAGGCGACGACTTCAAAGACCTAGG GGAGGTGTACCAGGAGTACTGCAAGGCGATGGAGGAGGCGTCGCTGGCGATAATGGAGGTGCTCGGGGTGAGCCTGGGGCTGGGGAGAGGCTACTACAGGGACTTCTTCGCCGACGGCAGCTCCATCATGAGGTGCAACTATTACCCGCGGTGCCCGGAGCCGGACAGGACGATGGGGACGGGGCCGCACTGCGACCCGTCGGCGCTCACCATCCTGCTGcaagacggcgccgtggacgggcTCCAGGTGTTTCTCGACGGCGCCTGGCGCTCCGTGCGGCCCAAGCCCGGAGTGCTCGTCGTCAACATCGGCGACACATTCATG GCGCTGTCGAACGGGCGGTACAAGAGCTGCCTCCACCGCGCGGTGGTGCACCGGGAGCAGGAGCGCCGCTCGCTGGCCTACTTCCTCTGCCCACGCCACGACCGCCTGGTGCGCCcgccgtcgtctccggcgccggcgccccGGCTGTACCCGGACTTCACGTGGGCCGACCTCATGCGGTTCACGCAGCGCCACTACCGCGCCGACAACCGCACGCTCGACGCCTTCGCGCTCTGGCTCGGCCCGCCAAGCTGCTCCGCCCCGCCGATGTCGCCCGGCTAA